The following proteins are co-located in the Streptomyces bottropensis ATCC 25435 genome:
- a CDS encoding class I SAM-dependent methyltransferase — protein MTTSRPRLSHTARAHSFNAAAAQYAANRPSYPPTLFDTIEALAGRPLPGARAVDVGAGTGISTTLLHTRGADVLAVEPGAGMAAQFRRSHPHIPLVRGDGNALPVATASTDLLTYAQSWHWTDPARSVPEALRVLRPGGALALWWNTDAVDVPWIADATVRIHRFLGVDPGTPVERSGSGAPAALADTAALADTTDRLDFTRCQIRWSRTVPLDTHLANIASHSGFLILGEEATSTFLTEERAHLRGLFPTETIEEIYDVDLLVAIRP, from the coding sequence ATGACCACCTCCCGCCCCCGCCTCTCCCACACCGCCCGAGCCCACTCCTTCAACGCCGCCGCAGCCCAGTACGCGGCGAACCGCCCCTCCTACCCACCCACCCTCTTCGACACCATCGAAGCCCTGGCCGGTCGCCCCCTCCCCGGCGCACGCGCCGTGGACGTGGGCGCGGGCACCGGCATATCCACCACCCTCCTCCACACCCGCGGCGCCGACGTCCTCGCCGTGGAACCCGGCGCGGGCATGGCCGCCCAGTTCCGCCGCAGCCACCCCCACATCCCCCTGGTCCGCGGCGACGGCAACGCGCTCCCCGTCGCCACCGCCTCCACCGACCTCCTCACCTACGCCCAGTCCTGGCACTGGACCGACCCCGCCCGCTCGGTCCCGGAGGCACTGCGCGTACTCCGTCCCGGCGGCGCACTGGCCCTCTGGTGGAACACCGACGCCGTCGACGTCCCCTGGATCGCCGACGCCACCGTCCGCATCCACCGCTTCCTCGGCGTGGACCCCGGCACCCCGGTCGAGAGGAGCGGCTCCGGCGCACCCGCCGCCCTCGCCGACACAGCGGCCCTCGCCGACACCACCGACCGGCTCGACTTCACCCGCTGCCAGATCCGCTGGAGCCGCACGGTCCCCCTGGACACCCACCTGGCCAACATCGCCAGCCACTCGGGGTTCCTGATCCTCGGCGAAGAGGCCACCTCCACGTTCCTCACCGAGGAACGAGCCCACCTTCGCGGACTCTTCCCCACCGAAACCATCGAAGAGATCTACGACGTAGACCTATTGGTGGCCATCCGCCCCTGA
- the proC gene encoding pyrroline-5-carboxylate reductase — MSQKVAVLGTGKIGEALLSGMIRAGWAPADLLVTARRPERAEELRTRYGVTPVTNAEAAKTADTLILTVKPQDMATLLDELAPHTPADRLVVSGAAGIPTSFFEERLAAGTPVVRVMTNTPALVDEAMSVISAGSHASEADLAHAEEIFGAVGKTLRVPESQQDACTALSGSGPAYFFYLVEAMTDAGILLGLPRDKAHDLIVQSAIGAATMLRDSGEHPVKLRENVTSPAGTTISAIRELENHGVRAALIAALEAARDRSRELASGKKD; from the coding sequence ATGAGCCAGAAAGTCGCAGTCCTCGGCACCGGCAAGATCGGCGAGGCCCTGCTCAGCGGCATGATCCGAGCCGGCTGGGCACCCGCGGACCTCCTGGTCACCGCCCGCCGTCCCGAACGCGCCGAAGAACTCCGCACCCGCTACGGCGTCACCCCGGTCACCAACGCCGAGGCCGCGAAGACCGCCGACACGCTCATCCTCACGGTCAAGCCTCAGGACATGGCCACCCTCCTCGACGAACTCGCCCCGCACACCCCCGCCGACCGCCTGGTCGTCAGCGGCGCGGCGGGTATCCCCACCTCCTTCTTCGAGGAGCGCCTGGCCGCAGGCACCCCCGTCGTACGTGTCATGACGAACACCCCCGCCCTCGTCGACGAGGCCATGTCCGTCATCTCCGCCGGCAGCCACGCGAGCGAGGCCGATCTCGCGCACGCCGAGGAGATCTTCGGCGCCGTCGGCAAGACCCTTCGCGTCCCCGAGTCCCAGCAGGACGCCTGCACCGCCCTCTCCGGCTCCGGCCCGGCGTACTTCTTCTACCTGGTCGAAGCCATGACCGACGCGGGCATCCTCCTCGGCCTGCCCCGGGACAAGGCCCACGATCTGATCGTCCAGTCCGCCATCGGCGCGGCCACGATGCTCCGCGACAGCGGCGAACACCCCGTCAAGCTCCGCGAGAACGTCACCTCTCCCGCCGGCACGACGATCAGCGCCATCCGTGAACTCGAGAACCACGGAGTGCGCGCCGCGCTGATCGCCGCACTGGAGGCCGCCCGCGACCGCAGCCGCGAACTGGCCTCCGGCAAGAAGGACTGA
- a CDS encoding Ppx/GppA phosphatase family protein — protein MRLGVLDVGSNTVHLLVVDAHPGARPLPAHSHKVELRLAQLLDEAGAIGSEGVEKLIAVVHEALQAAEDKGVEELLPFATSAVREASNADEVLARVQDETGVELQVLAGAEEARLTFLAVRRWFGWSAGKLLVLDIGGGSLEIAYGIDEEPDTAVSLPLGAGRLTAGWLPRDPATPDDIRALRRHVRAQIARTVGEFSRFGAPDHVVATSKTFKQLARIGGAARSTEGLYVHRDLKREALESWVPKLAHMTTAQRAALPGVSEGRANQILAGALVAEAAMDLFDVQTLEICPWALREGVILRRLDHMGTA, from the coding sequence ATGAGACTCGGTGTCCTCGACGTGGGATCGAACACGGTGCATCTGCTGGTGGTGGACGCACACCCGGGGGCACGCCCCCTGCCCGCGCACTCGCACAAGGTGGAACTACGCCTTGCCCAGCTCCTCGACGAGGCCGGGGCCATCGGTTCCGAAGGGGTCGAGAAACTCATAGCCGTCGTCCACGAGGCGCTCCAGGCCGCCGAGGACAAGGGCGTGGAGGAACTGCTGCCCTTCGCCACCTCCGCCGTGCGCGAGGCCAGCAACGCCGACGAGGTCCTCGCCCGGGTCCAGGACGAGACCGGGGTCGAACTGCAGGTCCTCGCCGGCGCCGAGGAGGCCCGGCTGACCTTCCTCGCCGTCCGCCGCTGGTTCGGCTGGTCCGCGGGCAAGCTGCTCGTCCTCGACATCGGCGGGGGCTCCCTGGAGATCGCGTACGGCATAGACGAGGAGCCCGACACCGCCGTCTCGCTCCCGCTCGGCGCCGGGCGCCTCACCGCCGGCTGGCTGCCCCGCGACCCGGCCACCCCCGACGACATCCGCGCCCTGCGCCGGCATGTCCGGGCGCAGATAGCCCGGACGGTCGGCGAGTTCAGCCGGTTCGGTGCCCCCGACCACGTCGTCGCCACCTCCAAGACCTTCAAGCAGCTCGCCCGTATCGGCGGCGCGGCCCGCTCCACGGAGGGCCTCTATGTCCACCGCGACCTCAAGCGCGAGGCCCTGGAGTCCTGGGTCCCCAAGCTCGCCCACATGACCACGGCCCAGCGCGCCGCGCTCCCCGGCGTCTCCGAGGGCCGCGCGAACCAGATCCTCGCGGGCGCGCTGGTCGCCGAGGCCGCGATGGACCTCTTCGACGTGCAGACCCTGGAGATCTGCCCCTGGGCGCTGCGGGAGGGCGTGATCCTGCGACGCCTGGACCACATGGGTACGGCGTAG
- a CDS encoding ABC transporter ATP-binding protein, translating into MMNKSGSGPSLPPAIHAQNLTVARGPRTVLRAVDFAVPQGQITGLLGPSGCGKSTLMRAIVGTQAKVTGTLDVLGRPAGDATLRSRIGYVTQAPSVYDDLTVSQNLAYFAAILDPGRAAADRRHENVTRAIADVDLTTHADALAGNLSGGQRSRVSLAVALLGAPELVVLDEPTVGLDPVLRRELWALFHTIAAERRATLLISSHVMDEAERCHRLLLMREGRILADDTPEALRTRTRTETVEEAFLRLVDEATATAPTATTDAHQKEPAR; encoded by the coding sequence ATGATGAATAAATCCGGGAGCGGGCCCTCACTCCCACCCGCCATCCACGCCCAGAACCTCACCGTCGCCCGAGGACCGCGCACCGTGCTCCGCGCCGTCGACTTCGCCGTCCCCCAGGGCCAGATCACCGGCCTCCTCGGCCCTTCCGGCTGCGGAAAATCCACCCTGATGCGAGCGATCGTCGGCACCCAGGCCAAGGTCACCGGCACTCTGGACGTCCTCGGCCGCCCCGCGGGCGACGCCACCCTCCGCTCCCGCATCGGCTACGTCACCCAGGCCCCCTCCGTCTACGACGACCTGACCGTCAGCCAGAACCTCGCCTACTTCGCCGCGATCCTCGACCCCGGCCGCGCGGCCGCCGACCGCCGCCACGAGAACGTCACCCGGGCCATCGCCGACGTGGACCTCACCACCCACGCCGACGCCCTCGCCGGCAACCTCTCCGGCGGTCAGCGCAGCCGCGTCTCCCTGGCCGTGGCCCTCCTCGGCGCCCCCGAACTGGTGGTCCTCGACGAGCCCACCGTCGGCCTGGACCCCGTCCTCCGCCGCGAACTGTGGGCCCTCTTCCACACCATCGCCGCCGAGCGCCGGGCCACCCTCCTGATCTCCTCCCACGTCATGGACGAGGCCGAGCGCTGCCACCGCCTCCTCCTCATGCGCGAGGGCCGGATCCTCGCCGACGACACCCCCGAGGCCCTCCGCACCCGCACCCGCACCGAAACGGTCGAAGAGGCCTTCCTCCGCCTGGTCGACGAGGCCACGGCGACCGCGCCCACAGCCACGACCGACGCACACCAGAAGGAGCCGGCGCGATGA
- a CDS encoding serine/threonine-protein kinase: MAPQRGTGSGEEAELPEYAGHYRLESCLGSGGMGVVHLAASTSGLRLAVKVVHAEFAKDPEFRGRFKQEVAAARQVSGAFTAPVVDADTDSARPWMATLFIPGPTLAEYVKRNGPMPPGQLRRLMAGLAEALRDIHRAGVVHRDLKPSNVLLAEDGPKVIDFGISRPKDSELRTETGKLIGTPPFMAPEQFRRPREVGPAADIFALGSVTVHAATGRGPFDSDSPYVVAYQVVHDEPDLTDVPENLAPLVRACLAKEPEDRPTADELMHELRSVAASYDTQTFMTTRREREGAGWASPPGRAADVTEDATGTATSTARGTGTDSDTGTGADSGGGLVGAEGRGDSGRRTDQGSSRAGRRSRMRALLVAVSVVLVAGGGFASVRALGSEGGRTDGGAASPRTGRAAADAPALDAWATRPAAKNRSAPHCSYGSGKLLCVQPGLVSALDPADGSVLWRHTVAGASALGTGDPPVVSGGLVQVLTDESRRAQALDPGTGKVRWELDVSAYGGRHYAGGALLLTAADGTVTGVDGATGDTLWSGRIPGQPEAYFTSFDGDRSAYLASVIGKGAGARTRITAVDPRTGDVRWDAPLEGHLELLGVQDGALVLGEIGGAYDDTVAVVRYDPGTGSTVRVALPVRLQGAHGVVRGDVVYLLSGEQGALTAVDLKTRKQLWRTETGVARSSAPVADDRHVYFTASDGRLLAVDVRKGGISGDTPSRLGDPGRVTASLPEPVVIDGRVCAGTLDGTVLGLDGNDPGSW, translated from the coding sequence ATGGCACCGCAGCGCGGCACCGGGTCGGGAGAGGAAGCGGAACTTCCCGAGTACGCCGGCCACTACCGTCTGGAATCGTGTCTGGGTTCGGGTGGCATGGGCGTCGTCCATCTGGCCGCCTCCACGTCCGGCCTGCGGCTCGCGGTGAAGGTGGTGCACGCCGAGTTCGCCAAGGACCCCGAGTTCAGAGGGCGTTTCAAGCAGGAGGTCGCCGCCGCCCGACAGGTGAGCGGCGCCTTCACCGCCCCGGTCGTGGATGCCGACACCGACAGCGCGCGGCCCTGGATGGCCACCCTCTTCATCCCCGGCCCGACCCTCGCCGAGTACGTCAAGCGGAACGGGCCCATGCCGCCGGGGCAGTTGCGGCGGCTGATGGCCGGGCTCGCGGAGGCGCTGCGCGACATCCACCGCGCCGGCGTCGTGCACCGGGACCTCAAGCCCAGCAACGTACTGCTCGCCGAGGACGGTCCCAAGGTCATCGACTTCGGTATCTCGCGGCCGAAGGACAGCGAACTGCGCACCGAGACGGGGAAGTTGATCGGCACACCGCCGTTCATGGCCCCCGAGCAGTTCCGGCGGCCCCGGGAGGTCGGGCCCGCGGCCGACATCTTCGCGCTCGGCTCGGTCACGGTGCACGCGGCCACCGGGCGCGGGCCCTTCGACTCCGACAGTCCCTATGTCGTCGCCTACCAGGTCGTCCACGACGAGCCGGACCTCACCGACGTACCCGAGAACCTCGCTCCCCTCGTCCGCGCCTGCCTGGCCAAGGAGCCCGAGGACCGGCCCACGGCGGACGAGCTGATGCACGAACTCCGGTCCGTGGCCGCCTCGTACGACACCCAGACCTTCATGACGACCCGGCGGGAGCGAGAGGGGGCGGGCTGGGCGTCTCCGCCGGGCCGGGCCGCGGACGTGACGGAGGACGCCACCGGCACCGCAACCAGCACCGCCCGCGGCACCGGCACGGACTCGGACACAGGCACCGGCGCCGATTCGGGCGGCGGCCTCGTCGGGGCCGAGGGGCGAGGAGACTCCGGGCGGCGCACGGACCAGGGCAGCAGCCGGGCCGGTCGCCGGTCGCGCATGCGGGCCCTGCTCGTCGCCGTCTCGGTGGTGCTCGTCGCGGGCGGGGGGTTCGCCTCCGTGCGGGCGCTGGGAAGCGAGGGCGGGCGGACGGACGGTGGCGCGGCCTCTCCCCGGACCGGACGTGCGGCGGCCGACGCGCCCGCCCTCGACGCCTGGGCCACCAGGCCGGCGGCGAAGAACAGGAGCGCGCCGCACTGCTCGTACGGGTCGGGGAAGCTGTTGTGCGTGCAGCCGGGGCTGGTCTCCGCGCTGGATCCGGCGGACGGCAGTGTGCTGTGGCGGCACACCGTCGCCGGGGCGAGTGCGCTGGGCACCGGTGACCCGCCCGTCGTGTCGGGTGGACTGGTGCAGGTGCTGACGGACGAGAGCCGCCGGGCCCAGGCGCTGGACCCGGGCACCGGGAAGGTGCGGTGGGAGCTGGACGTCTCGGCGTACGGCGGCAGGCACTACGCCGGCGGCGCGCTGCTCCTGACCGCCGCCGACGGGACGGTCACCGGTGTGGACGGCGCCACCGGCGACACCCTGTGGAGCGGCCGCATTCCAGGGCAGCCGGAGGCGTACTTCACGTCGTTCGACGGGGACCGGTCGGCGTACCTGGCGAGTGTCATCGGCAAGGGGGCGGGTGCGCGCACGCGGATCACCGCGGTGGACCCGAGGACGGGGGACGTGCGCTGGGACGCCCCACTGGAGGGCCACCTGGAGCTGCTGGGGGTCCAGGACGGCGCCCTCGTCCTTGGCGAGATCGGTGGTGCCTACGACGACACGGTCGCCGTGGTCCGGTACGACCCCGGCACCGGGAGCACGGTCCGGGTCGCCCTGCCCGTGCGGCTCCAAGGGGCCCACGGGGTCGTGCGGGGCGATGTCGTGTACCTGTTGAGCGGCGAGCAGGGCGCTCTCACGGCCGTCGACCTGAAGACGCGTAAGCAGCTGTGGCGGACGGAGACGGGGGTCGCCCGGAGTTCGGCGCCGGTCGCCGACGACCGGCATGTGTACTTCACCGCGTCCGACGGACGGTTGCTCGCGGTGGACGTACGCAAGGGCGGGATCAGCGGGGACACGCCGTCGCGGCTCGGGGACCCGGGCCGGGTCACCGCCTCGCTGCCCGAGCCCGTGGTCATCGACGGCCGGGTCTGCGCGGGCACGCTCGACGGGACGGTGCTCGGGCTGGACGGGAACGATCCGGGGAGCTGGTGA
- a CDS encoding ABC transporter permease, protein MTATTTSTPPVAFRPRALSYSRTTATAARVLRQLGHDPRTIALLILIPCVMLFLLRYVFDGSPRVFDSIGASLLGIFPLITMFLVTSIATLRERTSGTLERLLSMPLGKGDLIAGYALAFGTLAVIQSALATGLAVWFLDLDVTGSPWLLLIVALLDALLGTALGLFVSAFASSEYQAVQFMPAVIFPQLLLCGLFTARANMHPALEAISNVLPMSYAVDGMNEVLLHTDMTATFVRDIAIVAGCAVLVLTLGAATLRRRTT, encoded by the coding sequence ATGACCGCCACGACGACATCCACGCCCCCGGTGGCCTTCCGCCCCAGGGCCCTCAGTTACTCCCGCACGACCGCCACAGCCGCCCGAGTCCTCCGCCAACTCGGCCACGACCCCCGCACGATCGCCCTGCTGATCCTCATCCCGTGCGTGATGCTGTTCCTGCTGCGCTACGTCTTCGACGGCAGCCCACGCGTCTTCGACTCCATCGGCGCCTCACTCCTCGGCATCTTTCCGCTGATCACGATGTTCCTGGTGACCTCGATCGCGACCCTGCGCGAGCGCACCTCGGGCACCCTGGAACGCCTCCTCTCCATGCCTCTCGGCAAGGGAGACCTGATCGCCGGCTACGCCCTCGCCTTCGGCACCCTGGCGGTCATCCAGTCCGCCCTCGCCACGGGTCTGGCCGTCTGGTTCCTCGACCTGGACGTCACCGGCTCCCCCTGGCTCCTCCTGATCGTCGCCCTCCTCGACGCCCTGCTCGGCACCGCCCTCGGCCTCTTCGTCTCGGCCTTCGCCTCCTCCGAGTACCAGGCCGTCCAGTTCATGCCGGCCGTGATCTTCCCCCAGCTCCTCCTCTGCGGCCTGTTCACCGCCCGCGCGAACATGCACCCCGCCCTGGAGGCCATCTCCAACGTCCTCCCCATGTCCTACGCCGTCGACGGCATGAACGAAGTGCTCCTCCACACCGACATGACCGCCACCTTCGTACGCGACATCGCGATCGTCGCCGGCTGCGCCGTCCTGGTCCTCACCCTGGGAGCGGCCACCTTGCGGCGCCGGACGACCTGA
- the ilvD gene encoding dihydroxy-acid dehydratase has product MPQLRSRTVTHGRNMAGARALMRASGVPGADIGRKPIIAVANSFTEFVPGHTHLQPVGRIVSEAITAAGGIPREFNTIAVDDGIAMGHGGMLYSLPSRDLIADSVEYMVEAHCADALICISNCDKITPGMLNAALRLNIPTVFVSGGPMESGRATLVDGTVRTLDLVDAISDAVNDKISDEDILRIEENACPTCGSCSGMFTANSMNCLAEAIGLALPGNGSVLATHTARRALYENAGRTVMDITRRYYEQDDETVLPRNVATFAAFQNAMALDIAMGGSTNTILHLLAAAQEAGVPFDLDDINEVSRRVPCLAKVAPNVAKDRTYYMEDVHRAGGIPALLGELHRAGLLNEDVNSVHSPSLADWLKTWDVRGGSPSPEALELWHAAPGCVRSAEAFSQSERWEALDVDAEGGCIRSAEHAYSKDGGLAVLKGNLAVDGCVVKTAGVDESIWTFEGPAVVCESQEEAVQKILMKEIKEGDVVVIRYEGPKGGPGMQEMLYPTSYLKGRGLGKACALVTDGRFSGGTSGLSIGHASPEAAAGGTIALVEDGDRIRIDIPNRSIELLVDDAELARREQALNGVHAPKNRERKVSAALRAYAAMATSADKGAVRDVSKLG; this is encoded by the coding sequence ATGCCCCAGCTGAGGTCCCGCACAGTCACCCACGGCCGCAACATGGCGGGCGCCCGCGCCCTTATGCGCGCCTCCGGTGTACCGGGCGCGGACATCGGCCGCAAGCCGATCATCGCGGTCGCCAACAGCTTCACCGAGTTCGTGCCGGGCCACACCCACCTCCAGCCGGTGGGCCGTATCGTCAGCGAGGCGATCACCGCGGCCGGCGGCATCCCGCGCGAGTTCAACACCATCGCCGTCGACGACGGCATCGCGATGGGCCACGGCGGCATGCTGTACAGCCTCCCCTCCCGCGACCTGATCGCGGACAGCGTGGAGTACATGGTCGAGGCCCACTGCGCCGACGCCCTGATCTGCATCTCCAACTGCGACAAGATCACCCCGGGCATGCTGAACGCCGCCCTGCGGCTCAACATCCCGACCGTCTTCGTCTCCGGCGGCCCCATGGAGTCCGGCCGGGCCACCCTCGTCGACGGCACGGTCCGCACGCTCGACCTGGTCGACGCGATCTCCGACGCGGTCAACGACAAGATCTCGGACGAGGACATCCTCCGTATCGAGGAGAACGCCTGTCCGACCTGCGGCTCCTGCTCCGGCATGTTCACCGCCAACTCGATGAACTGCCTCGCGGAAGCCATCGGACTCGCCCTCCCGGGCAACGGCTCGGTCCTGGCCACGCACACGGCCCGCCGGGCGCTGTACGAGAACGCGGGCCGCACGGTGATGGACATCACCCGCCGCTACTACGAGCAGGACGACGAGACGGTCCTGCCCCGCAACGTCGCCACCTTCGCGGCCTTCCAGAACGCCATGGCCCTCGACATCGCGATGGGCGGCTCGACCAACACGATCCTGCACCTGCTGGCCGCCGCCCAGGAGGCGGGCGTCCCGTTCGACCTGGACGACATCAACGAGGTCTCGCGCCGGGTGCCGTGTCTGGCGAAGGTCGCGCCGAACGTCGCCAAGGACCGCACGTACTACATGGAGGACGTGCACCGGGCCGGCGGCATCCCCGCCCTCCTCGGCGAACTGCACCGCGCGGGCCTGCTCAACGAGGACGTCAACTCGGTTCACAGCCCATCCCTCGCCGACTGGCTGAAGACCTGGGACGTGCGCGGCGGCTCCCCGTCGCCGGAGGCACTGGAACTGTGGCACGCGGCACCCGGATGTGTCCGCTCCGCCGAGGCCTTCTCCCAGTCCGAGCGCTGGGAGGCCCTGGACGTGGACGCCGAGGGCGGCTGCATCCGCTCCGCCGAGCACGCCTACTCCAAGGACGGCGGCCTCGCGGTCCTCAAGGGCAACCTGGCGGTCGACGGCTGCGTGGTGAAGACGGCGGGCGTCGACGAGTCGATCTGGACGTTCGAGGGCCCGGCGGTCGTCTGCGAGTCGCAGGAGGAGGCCGTCCAGAAGATCCTCATGAAGGAGATCAAGGAGGGCGACGTCGTCGTCATCCGCTACGAGGGCCCCAAGGGCGGCCCCGGCATGCAGGAGATGCTCTACCCGACCTCGTACCTGAAGGGCCGCGGCCTCGGCAAGGCCTGCGCGCTCGTCACCGACGGCCGCTTCTCCGGCGGCACCTCGGGCCTCTCCATCGGCCACGCCTCGCCCGAGGCGGCCGCCGGCGGCACGATCGCCCTCGTCGAGGACGGCGACCGTATCCGCATCGACATCCCGAACCGTTCGATCGAGCTGCTGGTCGACGACGCCGAGCTGGCCCGCCGCGAGCAGGCCCTGAACGGCGTCCACGCCCCGAAGAACCGGGAGCGCAAGGTGTCGGCCGCGCTGCGCGCCTATGCCGCGATGGCCACCAGCGCCGACAAGGGCGCGGTGCGGGACGTCAGCAAGCTGGGCTGA
- a CDS encoding sugar phosphate isomerase/epimerase family protein — MAEPVRIPDAKVALSTASVYPESTATAFEIAARLGYDGVEVMVWTDPVSQDLEALRRLSDYHQIPILAVHAPCLLITQRVWSTDPWVKLQRAQAAAEKLGASTVVVHPPFRWQRQYARDFVTGIWRMAGETDVRFAVENMYPWRYRDREMLAYAPDWDVTKDDYRHFTIDLSHSATSRTDALEMVDRMGDRLGHVHMADGRGSAKDEHLVPGRGSQPCAELLERLAHNGFDGHVVIEVNTRRAMSAAEREADLAEALAFTRLHLASAVRVPRS; from the coding sequence GTGGCAGAACCCGTACGGATCCCGGACGCGAAGGTCGCGCTGTCCACGGCCTCCGTGTATCCGGAGTCGACGGCCACGGCCTTCGAGATCGCCGCGCGCCTGGGCTACGACGGCGTGGAGGTCATGGTCTGGACCGACCCGGTCAGCCAGGACCTGGAGGCTCTGCGCCGTCTCTCCGACTACCACCAGATCCCCATCCTCGCCGTACACGCCCCCTGTCTGCTGATCACCCAGCGGGTGTGGTCGACCGACCCGTGGGTCAAGCTCCAGCGCGCCCAGGCCGCCGCCGAGAAGCTCGGCGCGAGCACGGTCGTCGTACACCCCCCCTTCCGCTGGCAGCGCCAGTACGCGCGCGACTTCGTCACCGGGATCTGGCGGATGGCGGGCGAGACGGACGTCCGGTTCGCCGTCGAGAACATGTACCCCTGGCGCTACCGCGACCGCGAGATGCTCGCGTACGCCCCCGACTGGGACGTGACGAAGGACGACTACCGGCACTTCACGATCGACCTCAGCCACTCCGCGACCTCCCGCACCGACGCCCTGGAGATGGTCGACCGCATGGGCGACCGCCTCGGCCACGTGCACATGGCCGACGGCAGGGGATCGGCCAAGGACGAGCACCTCGTCCCGGGTCGCGGCAGCCAGCCCTGCGCCGAGCTGCTGGAACGTCTCGCGCACAACGGTTTCGACGGCCACGTCGTGATCGAGGTCAACACCCGCCGCGCCATGTCCGCCGCCGAGCGCGAGGCCGACCTGGCGGAGGCCCTCGCCTTCACCCGGCTGCACCTCGCCTCCGCCGTGCGGGTCCCCCGGTCGTGA
- a CDS encoding SH3 domain-containing protein, which produces MSVDHVEEIAGGGEGERTVTPSAEVSATTATVTAAVRRYAVAPGVRLNVRSGPSTSYGIVRVLSEGVTVPIYCQTPGQTISGPYGTTNVWDNIDDGQYISDAYVYTGSDGYVAGRCG; this is translated from the coding sequence ATGTCTGTCGACCATGTCGAAGAGATCGCGGGGGGCGGCGAGGGGGAGCGGACCGTCACGCCATCGGCCGAGGTTTCGGCCACCACCGCGACGGTCACGGCGGCCGTCCGCCGCTACGCGGTGGCGCCCGGCGTCCGTCTCAACGTCCGCAGCGGCCCGAGCACCAGCTATGGCATCGTCCGCGTCCTCTCCGAGGGCGTCACGGTACCGATCTACTGCCAGACCCCGGGCCAGACCATCTCCGGCCCCTACGGCACCACGAATGTCTGGGACAACATCGACGACGGCCAGTACATCTCCGACGCCTACGTCTACACCGGCAGCGACGGCTACGTGGCGGGCCGCTGCGGCTGA
- a CDS encoding TetR/AcrR family transcriptional regulator produces MTSATPRRRGRPSRTESADTPAARDRILAAAREEFSERGYDKTSVRGIAKAAGVDSALVHHYFGTKEQVFEAAITLSFGPAMQAPRAVEEGPLDGVGERLARFFFGVWENPATRTPLLAIVRSAVNNEAAAAVFRRIIATQVLRRIADRLEVQDAELRAELAAAQLVGIAMLRYVIKVEPLASADPEQIIRRVAPVVQAHLTAPL; encoded by the coding sequence GTGACCTCGGCCACCCCCCGCCGCCGGGGCCGGCCCTCCCGCACGGAATCGGCAGACACGCCCGCCGCGCGCGACCGCATCCTCGCCGCGGCCCGCGAGGAGTTCTCCGAGCGCGGCTACGACAAGACGTCCGTACGCGGCATCGCCAAGGCCGCCGGGGTGGACTCGGCGCTCGTGCACCACTACTTCGGCACCAAGGAGCAGGTGTTCGAGGCCGCCATCACCCTCTCCTTCGGCCCGGCCATGCAGGCTCCCCGGGCCGTCGAGGAGGGCCCCCTCGACGGCGTCGGCGAGCGGCTCGCCCGGTTCTTCTTCGGCGTCTGGGAGAACCCGGCGACCCGTACGCCCCTGCTCGCGATCGTCCGCTCCGCCGTGAACAACGAGGCCGCCGCCGCCGTCTTCCGCCGCATCATCGCCACGCAGGTGCTTCGCCGCATCGCCGACCGCCTGGAGGTGCAGGACGCGGAGCTGCGGGCCGAACTGGCCGCCGCGCAGCTGGTGGGCATCGCGATGCTGCGGTACGTGATCAAGGTCGAGCCACTGGCGTCGGCGGACCCGGAGCAGATCATCAGAAGAGTGGCGCCCGTCGTGCAGGCCCACCTCACCGCGCCTCTCTAG